The following proteins are encoded in a genomic region of Corylus avellana chromosome ca4, CavTom2PMs-1.0:
- the LOC132178428 gene encoding probable xyloglucan 6-xylosyltransferase 3 codes for MACLGGASTLLGIARACHVKKTFNTLLKLTLLCACITVLVLRGTIGTTGNPNFTQTHALGPRISNWDEQRKNWLVKNPEFPSHVDGKARVLLVTGSPPGPCDTQIGDHYLLKFIKNKIDYCRIHGIDIVYNMALLDEELSGCWAKLPLIRRLMLFHPEVEWIWWMDSDALFTDMIFEIPFFKYDNYNLVLHGLPELFNQKSRVALNTGSFLLRNCRWSLDLLNAWAAMGPKGRIREKAGEILTAYLKGRPALEADDQSALTYLLSSKKEKLMGKVYLESSYYLHEKMMEKYDQPLMGDERWPFVTHFVGCRPCGSHADYAVEKCLRSMERAFNFADNQVLRLYGFEHRGLLRRSVKRIRNETTAPLEFVDQNNNNWLNRIVNRNSII; via the exons ATGGCATGCCTTGGTGGAGCTTCTACGCTTCTCGGCATAGCTCGCGCCTGTCATGTCAAAAAGACCTTCAACACCCTCCTCAAGCTCACTCTACTCTGCGCGTGCATAACCGTACTCGTCCTCCGCGGCACCATCGGCACTACCGGCAACCCCAACTTCACTCAAACACACGCTCTGGGACCCAGAATCTCAAACTGGGACGAACAGAGGAAAAATTGGCTCGTGAAAAACCCGGAATTTCCCAGTCACGTGGACGGGAAAGCTCGGGTTTTGTTGGTAACCGGGTCGCCTCCCGGGCCTTGTGATACCCAAATAGGAGATCACTATCTTTTGAAGTTTATAAAGAATAAGATCGATTATTGTAGGATTCACGGCATTGATATTGTGTACAATATGGCTCTTTTGGACGAGGAGCTTTCTGGGTGCTGGGCAAAACTCCCGTTGATTCGGCGGCTGATGCTGTTTCACCCAGAGGTGGAGTGGATATGGTGGATGGACAGCGACGCTCTGTTTACAGATATGATTTTTGAGATTCCATTTTTCAAGTACGATAATTATAATTTGGTTCTTCATGGTTTGCCGGAGTTGTTTAACCAGAAATCGCGGGTCGCTTTGAACACGGGGAGTTTTCTGTTGCGGAATTGCCGGTGGTCGTTGGATTTGCTGAATGCTTGGGCGGCTATGGGTCCGAAGGGGCGTATTCGGGAAAAGGCAGGGGAGATTTTGACGGCTTATTTGAAGGGAAGGCCTGCGTTGGAGGCGGATGATCAATCTGCATTGACGTATTTGCTGAGttcaaagaaggaaaaattgatGGGGAAAGTGTATTTAGAGAGCTCGTACTACTTGCATGAGAAAATGATGGAGAAATATGATCAGCCTCTAATGGGTGACGAGAGGTGGCCGTTTGTGACGCACTTTGTGGGTTGCAGGCCTTGCGGGAGCCACGCCGACTATGCGGTGGAGAAGTGCTTGAGAAGCATGGAGAGGGCATTCAATTTTGCAGACAACCAGGTGCTCAGGTTATATGGGTTTGAGCATAGGGGGCTGCTGCGACGAAGCGTCAAGAGGATCAGGAATGAGACAACTGCTCCTCTGGAATTTGTAGACCAG aataataataattggttaAACAGGATTGTTAATAGAAATTCAATAATTTGA